Within the Gigantopelta aegis isolate Gae_Host chromosome 8, Gae_host_genome, whole genome shotgun sequence genome, the region tttcaataatattgtcaacaaatagacttgtgcttttcttgttcattatatttgttttccctttaattattacaaaaacggTAATTGCGATTGCAATCAATGCAGCAATGCTAACATCTACCATgtcgtgaaaaataatttagaactgataaagcataacagaaaaataaataattcaagctgtaacaacatatcactgcacgcaagtaattaatttattcactggacagcaaaatgtaaaatcattgaggcatgtttaaccccccaccacacacacatacacacagaaacaaaagatCATGCGGTCCGTGACTGCAGCCgttcactgtatatggtatggtaatgtgacaatagtgggagtaattatcgtcctgaaattcatgttatgttttttcagtcggtaatgttaataatgagtttaatttatttatggcatcactttacagtttaatgcaccctcccaacaaaacaataatattagaaatataatacttatttgaagaaaaaacactgttttgtatcttaaatttgctatacgaaagactggtcccagcacaggtcaaacaaagatggcggacagttggaaagaatacgtttttaccattgaaatgacaataaaacaagtaattttttattattattcattaaacttataatgcattcaagaacaaaaaactgcataatattgcatgatggggtgttttatttatactgtgcacaaattattgttacataatctgtGAAAGGCTAAGGGTCTGATCACAATTTATAAGTCGCGGTCGGGCATATTTTCGATCAGAATTTTATACTCCAATTTGTTGCCTctgtgtataagccgactctcttcttttggaaagtgtttctagacttcaaaagtcggctaatacacggcaatatacggtacacatatatatagtaaatataattatatatacataccggtAAAATGCTTTCTGTCAGGATATCTTTTAAAAGAGTccttttttatttatgatttctcaaagtttattttgtttaatgacaccactagagcacattgatttattaatcatcggatgtcaatcatttggtcattttcacatatactcttagagagaaaacctgctacatttttcattcgtagcaaaggatcttttatatgcagggtagcacataccacatcctttgatataccagtcatggtgcactggctggaaagagaaatagcccaatagtgATTTctcaaatgcaaacaaaataatgaatgtCAATAAATTTGTCAATAAATATAGGCGAGGGCTCAGTAATTTGGCAAACATGTTCCCAATTGTTTatggaataaaatatgttttcaatcacaCCAATAAAGTTACCAACTTAGTAaagtaatttataaaaaaaattttttttttaaatcatccaAATAAATCACTGCACCGATAGAACAGGACATGAACATTACCTCATCAATTTTGTCAAGATCGTGCTTCAGTGTTTGTCGTATATGTCGCAGTGACTGTAGGTTTAGTTTGTCTAAATCTGTTATGCGCTGTAACGTTCTTAGATAGCCTCCACCATTCAGCAAGTCTAGTTCCTGTTTCATCCTTTGTGACTGAGTTAAAGACtataagaagaaaaaggaaTTAGTAAAATCTCTTGAAAACtcaatgaaaatgtttgaaatgtgGTCCATACACAATTGAGCGATTATTATACCTCTCTGAACCAAACCCTGAACAAAAGGGAATCCAGTCAAAATCAGCCTAGTTTCAGAGTCCTGAAATTTTTTCTTAATTCTAAATTGTGAACTTCTAAACACCGGATTCTGTCTAaatcggataaatattaggtccccagtGTGActtggtttagacaggtttcactgtacaaggaagggaggggaggggaggggaacAGAAGAGCAAACACGATGAAAACCAACATATAAACTTTTTGCTGTGGAATGTCACTGAGAAACTGAATATTATACTTTGAGAAAAAGACGAAACCAAAAAGCTATTGATTTATGGACCAGACCATGGCAATACAGGtttatatatgaaaagaaatgtgttttattttgagtGTGTTGATGTATTACAACAGCCACTAATTGTATAACACTGTagcataaagaaagaaagaaatgtttatttaacgacgcactcagcacattttatttacggttatatggcgtcagacatatggttaaggaccacacagattttgagaggaaacccactgtggcaactacatgggctactctttccgattagtagcaagggatcttttatttgtgctttccacaggcaggatagcacaaaccatggcctttgttgaaccggttatggatcactgatcggagcaagtggtttacacctacccattgagccttgcggagctgTAGTATAAGGaattaacataatattacatatcTGACTGTTATTCCTCAATAATTAGGCCAAAATTGAAACCAATTCTGACCTCATCTCTCTGTTTGATAGCATGTATTCTCTCTTCATCAGCCAGCTTGGATTTCCTATAAGATTCTTCAGCTTCTTTCTTCCAAGCTTCACACGCCTGAGAAATTAATATGTAACAAAATGcagtcaatttgttttagtttttttgctaCATAAACACAACACATTACAATATTTGCAGATTGAAAGTAAATTTAAGCAAAGATAATGTTGTTAAAGccacacaccctagttccatccagcgaaaataaattataatttggttaatctacaaacctgtaacacacttagatagcgtttttatcaaatggagtgaaaaagcaggttttatatcgataaataccatgggaatccccatgtcccaattgcttgaaataattttgaaagttagtattctgatgtcaccggtagatgtcgctcgaagcacaacaatgcctacgtcacgacaaatttcacagacttggggtgcgttcctttcacctctcctggacatgttccaactgttctgtcctggttgtatcccctctccagatatcgtaagacttagcaaaattattggttttaacgttttgtattgagacacttacttgtctgaactttattgttactgaaaatgttcacgaactgtgaagaaaaatctcacaaatgaacaacaacaaatcggatgttgattgtgcgaactgtgcacgagaaaacaaaccgaaccaaaatgataacggtcacgtggtatacctacgtctgtgacattgaaatggaaatatcccctctaacaATAGATTAGACcatgtctgctcaacgtttttttctcagaggcccgtgccattttatgaaataagaaaaatgcattttgtggtattacaaaaaccaggattaccaaaaaacacttcaggtgaatggaaatgtatattctaaataataaacggtaagtaaagtgcaattttatttgtgaaaaaatgggtttaatagcgaaaaacaatgctgtaatggttaacaactagccgtaactagggtgtgtccctttaagtagcaactgaataataacattttcaCACAGTGAAATGTTTTCATGAAAGCAAATGCCATACCACTTTTAAaacttcatttttcaaaaaatagATGCAACAATTAGCTGCAAACAGACAAGACAGTGACTGCTGCTAAACTCTATTGGtcaacaatttttatttatttatattttgttttttgatcaCTCCAACTTTAATAGGCCTGTTCTTATAAAacttgagtctggactctaatcTCTAACGACGTCACACACGTGCAATTTGCATGGCATTAAAGCCTCAGACTCTGTTTCGAGTCTTGAGTCtcgactctaaaagttttataagcataggTTTTGGTCACCAAATATACACTATACAGTGAAACTATTATGACTATCAATGGGATATAGCTACAggtcaaaataattaacaattaaacaccatgtgtcaaaataattaacaattaaacaCCATGGctcaaaataattaacaattaaacaccatgtgttcaaataattaacaatttaaaccTACAGGTCcaaataattaacaatttaaaccCACAGGTCcaaataattaacaatttaacacCATGGTTcaaataattaacaatttaaaccCACAGGTCcaaataattaacaatttaacacCATGGATCcaaataattaacaattaaacaCCATGggtcaaaataattaacaatttaaaccCACAGATCcaaataattaacaatttaacacCATgagaaaaacaattaacaattaaaacCTATGGTTCcaaataattaacaatttaaaccCACAGgtccaaataataaataatttaaacccTGTATTTTCACATATTAAGTTTATAACACTGTTATGTTTGTGATCGGGGACAATAAAAtacttgtttttaaagtttctaATTTCATTCAATACACATAATTAGTACTCAAGGTGACTTACTCCCTTTGCCTGTTTGTACACTCCTTCCCACTCTGCTAGTTTTGTCCTCGTCACGACGAGTTCATCCTTCAGTTTGGTGACTTCACCGCTCTCACTGCCATGGTTGTTTGATAATGCTGAGGAGAACATTGGGGACTGGGGACCAATACTTCGGGGAGACATAGAGTTTGTATCACTTATAGATGCTCCGTGAAACTTGGAGGAACTTAACTGACCAATTAGAAATGGTGATGATGACTGTGGATGCTGGATacgaaatgaaatgtaaccatCAAGTTTGTTCAAATCAAAGACAATCACAATTATTATGATGTTTTCAGACACAACAAACCACATTTCCAGatttacaaacacaaatatttatgaaaattataACAAGATAGCATCAACATTTTCTACTAACAAATGTAGACCACATGCAAAGATGAACATTTATGCCAGTTTTCCAGATAATTTAAATACTTCTGCTTCCTAGTGAATTCAAaccaataaatattatttaaactaaTACTATTTCCCACATAGTTTTCTTAggcatacaaaatatatattaataaatcaatattttccTTTGATAATTTGATCTCATGTTTAAAGTTTTTCAAATCTTCAGCTACAAtattaaatccaaagaaaaaaagaaggtttttaGGATCATAAAAAGTAAGGGGTTATTGGGACCTTTTCGATAATAAACAAGGATTGACATATTTTTTGGTTGGCACCTGATCTCCCGTCGAATCATGCTTCTGGACCTGCAGAGGCAACATGGAGTGCGGGAAACTTCCGAAGGGCGATGGCGGAGACTGAGACAGACTTCCCATGCTTCCTCGCTGGTGCACACTGCTGGGGGGGATCCCAATTGGTCCCGATGTTGTCCCGAAACAACCTGACGTCGAGAGCCCTGTACTTATGGAGCTGCCTATAGAGTTTGTGTCATTATCCCGATCCCGATCCCGATCCAGCTCCTTATCGAGGCTGGCAATGTCAAAATCTTCTAAATGCAGGTCATCAAGAGCGTGACCTGTAACAGAGGTTATCAGGTAAGTATTTTGCAAATAagattttctaaaatatatatatgaagaaagAAAACTCCATACACATTATTTTATCAGTGGCATGAAGGTGTCTAACAGCTTTATCCGTGACACCATGAGTTTCAGTTTCGTGATTTCACTGTGATTGTGAAAACTAACCCTATGCTTATAAAGTCTACATTCAAATCTTTATTAATGTCTTACGTCTCTAACATCATGGTAACACCATGTAAACGGAATACATACAACATACTGCTCCATATCGGCattgtgtcaataccgaatactgtACCGATACCAAGATAAATCGCCCCCAAAATGCCAATACCAAAACCTAAAATTTCAATAGCACCCAGCTCTAAAACTAAGCTTACCTATAACAGACTCGACTGTGTCTCCCGCTGGGTAGAACGCTGGTGCGTGAGGAGACATGGTCGAACTGGTGGCCAGCGTCAGAGGCGGAGCTATGGAGTTCTGCAAGGCACTCTGTGAACTAACAACATTGTTTAAATTGTGCAACAGTATCAGGTTCTGCTTCCTCTTTGCCTTCTCCACTACATCTAATGAAGTATCTTTATCTATTGCTTGAATTTGTTGTCTTAGTTTGACCTGCAAAAAAAGTATAACACtgtaaaaatcataaaatattagatatcttaaaatttagaaatatccaaataagtgacatattagcgacatGGAACTTTAGTAAAATCACCATACCAGAAACTAAAACCCCCAAATAAGCTTACGTTGTAggatgggctgaaataatattttgactAATCTTGACATTGTGCAGCTTATTGaatttagtagaaaattgcaCTAAGGTACATGCTAACTAACTAGTGTTGTTTGCTATCATTTTGGTTTAACCAATAGCATGTAACCACTGTTGTGCCTTCAGTTAATCACAGACAAAATCATTGCACCAAAGGTTTTTGGACTTTGGAACAGTCTGttgtatgtctctttaattatagcatcatgaaatattagcgtCCTGTATGACATCACTAAATttgctaacattttatgctcACTACCATTTTCTGATTTAGAGTACATGATagtatttagaaataaaaatgaaatgacaaCTTGAAAACGTCTTTATCCCCCAGGGATTGAAATTAGTGTTGGCTTGCTGGTCAGACAGTTTTTCCAAATGAACCTGAAAACTTTAGATACGTCTGGTATGTTGATCTGTGAACTTTGCTTGTCGATAAAAAGCTGCAGTTAAAACTTTCAATCCAAAGAAGTCAGACAATGTacataacatttaatttttaaattacaaaaacagaaactaaaCAACAAAGCACCTAAAAAGATCATGCAAAAGTTAAATGATTagtcatgctagtatgaaaatTTCTTAATAATGTCATCGCAGACAAATGGAGGGCTATTTTTAGATACAAGAACAAATATAAAGAGATAAAAATCAACATtcactaataataaaacaggAAATGCAGTATGTTGAAACATCAGGTTGATGTATGAAAAAACATTCAACCACTTcaacataaaattaaacaacttCTTATGCATAAAATCCTTATTTACAAAATTCATCCACTTTTTAATCACTATTCCACAATTCAAGCACTTGTCAAGAATTAACTTGAAATTTAAGGACTTTTCATAATCTTTTCACAAACCTGGGTtctttttagggttttttaaaaacatatcttatGATTTATTAAATCAAGCTAGTAGCATGgacaatatttttcattcttttaTCCCTTTTCCTTGGTGAGAACACattatttctatttctatttcaGTCCTTTctatatgtttataataaatgGCTACTGTTTATGACcaatatgtatataaaccaTTTCACAACATATtagaacaaacatttttaaGATCTAAGAATtgccaaaatgaaaaaaactaaacagaGTTTGAGTTACTACCTGAAATTCCTCTCTGTCCATGCCAGTTATCTTGAAGTGGTTGTGTGGACTCATAAGGTCTGAACCAAAACTGCTTGATCGACTAGCTGAACGATGCTTCCCTATCGGTTCTTGAATATAACCATGGTTTGGTGTGCCTTCTATACTAATACTCTGAAAATTGCCAACATTGCAGCTATAGAGAAACATGCAGGCTAAGTCAAATAATAAACTATCTCAATCAAATCTACCTTCTAATAGACTACAAGTATCCTGCAAATTACTGGctgcaacattttaaaaaagaaaatatccaagccaaataaaaataattattatcttaGATGTTCAAAACAGTAACgaaaagtatattaaatatctaataaataaataaataaattttaaatattaggcTTGATCATCACCCAATATCCAAAGAACAATCTATGCACAgtgaaactgaaaataaacatgcaatatttattaaacacaAAACAGCAAGTAACTGTATTGTAGTAATATGTTTCCAGATAGAAAATCACagttaatatttatatgttaatcTGGTGTCTGTTATATAAAGAAGGGGAAACAAGAGGGGTAATTCCATATTTATTAAACACAAACTGTTGAATTTTATACCTACACCACACCCCATCATAAGGCCACTCCCCctctaaaattatataaaacttATCAATAATCCCTCACCCTGTTTTCTCTGTCATAAGGACGTAATTTTACCAATTTTATTagattttctgttttttttggtttagttTTATATGTTGATTTGTTTTGAGAATAAATACTAGACAGAAAATTATCCATTACCAgagcattacataattattaatcGACCCTTTATAGATTCTAGATTTAGAAAATTTCcaaaacagaattttattaGGGGAAAAAACTTTTACCAATCAAAATAACTAACAGAATTCTACTAGGGGAAACAACTTTTACCAAccaaaataactttatttaatagCATACACTCCACTTAACTgttatgtttaaattatttctcTAGAAACTGTgttgtatacaaatataataacatagCAATTATAAAGAGTAGTACAGGTTTGTACTTCGTATAAGGCAGTTGCAGGCTCAATAATCTTTAAAACATTccagatatttaaaatgattgtgAATGTAATATTATAAAGATTACAGCAACAGAGTTCTAGGTACACATGGAAAAAACTCAACACCACTAAAAGAAACATGCATATTCAGATTCTATAAGCAAACTGCATTACTTGACTGTGAATACTGACCGCATATACCTGTAAGTTAACGAAAGTTGAAACCAAGTTGAACATTACTTACAGAATTATTTGTTGATATACTATCAGCTCGTTCTTTTCCTATAGGGTTAGGTAATTTTCCTAGTAAATGTTGTGGGGACTTCCCATTCTGTTcctgaaattaatatttaaccatCAACTAATGTTTATTAGTCAAAGCAATGGGACATAACTCTGATGAACCAAATGATTTGGCAACACGAAAATAAACTATGATAACAGTTCATCAAACAGACatcgaaaaaaaagaagaagaaaaagagaacattcattcagtttacCAGAGGCGTACCAAATGCTTTgaacaaaaacaccaccacaaAACTTTTATCACCTGTGTGCTACTGAAAcataaattacacacacaagTATCAGTACAAtaagaccagcctcggtggtgtcgtggttaaaccatcagacataagactggtaggtacagggttcgcagcctggtactgtCTCCTACCCAGAGCACATTTtcatgactcaatgggtagctgtaagaccactacaccctcttttctctcactaaccactaacaactaacccactgtcctggacaggcagcccagatagctgagatgtgtacccaggacataatgcttgaaccttaattggatataagcaccaaaataagtaaaaaaagaaCCACTTTGATGATGagatcaaaatataaaaattacctaCGTTTTTTTCCCTTTGCTGTTTAATAAAAATGGATTTGACTAACCTCTAGTTTTTGGTCCACATCaccagattttaaaatacattcagAAACACTGCTATCAATAGAACAACTGTTTGGCAAAGCACTGGTTAAGAATGCTGCTAAAGAATTATCTGCTGCCAAGGTGACATCACGCTGGGTCGTCATTTCCTCTGGAACaaacaatatcaaatattttttaaatactctaAAATTTagttatttccctttaattgttttttgcTAATTCCATAAGAAGGTTTATATTACttactgaaataatattttttgtttacatacattttttcttGGAAATTGCAGATGAAAAAACTAGAACCCttaaataatattagtaattcAATAAGTTGtcttatataaatttaatttaaaattggaTTTAATAGCATAAAACATGGGTCTTTAGAAAATAGTAAATGATTCATCACCGACAATTAAATTGATTAAAAACAGTCTGGGTAATTTGGCAATCGTAGTCGTTTATGAAATGTACATTACATCAATATGATTGTTATTCTAGAATGAAAGTAAGTTCTTACGTTCTACATGAGCAAAAGCACAAAATGGTCCCCGAGGGCAGTATCCAGTTTGAACCATGTCATTACATTTTGTTGATTTGTAGATCTGAAATATTTCAACATAAAAACACTATCAGAAAAATGAATATAATGGATGAATAATAACATGCCAGGTAAACCAAACACAATGTTTTCTAGACACTAACATGGCATATACTACTGAacatacagtaaaacctgtgttaagcagccatCAAAGGGAGTATTAAACAGTGACCATATGAGACgcgtggctgcttaatacaggtcaattTGTACTATATTAGGTGAATGTGGCTTCaaggtatattatatattttttgtttgatgCTGATTAGTTATTTCATCCCATGTTAAATACATATATGGTCCTGACTACATTTCGAAATGCAGTATTAGTacatgctgatttttgcgtgtgcatgtaacttttaaaactgggtgcacacggtgcatgctaatatttttcaagtactgtgtattgcgtatactagtatcctgttgtctaccagattcagactcaaattgttgaattttgtgtatgcatttcgtaatctgttcgccacatgaaaacaataacttttatcttatgggcgcatccattttgtatcccataatcctacttacaacaatggtgccctttcggtcatttccgtgaaatatatttgcgaaaattgGCGGCAATATCTCAGTTATAACcgtgaacggtattagggaaggtggtcgagaccgactttggggtatccatgcgcataacacagttgttgtcgtcactgacaaattgaactctgccagatctgtgatcaatacaaagtaccgtaactgccttgaacattttcgacctcagataaggtaattaaaatagtattttcctcattgttaacaggatttaccttatttttgttgcatgcagaattttaatggtgcatgtaaaaaaaatttcagcatgcacctggtgcatgtacattttttttttcatttctagccctgaaCTGTTATATCCAAAAGAATAGTACATCCATGTagttaactgaaaaaaaaaaagtttaaaaaaataaaaacaagggGTATTCTCTCAAGCATCATATGCTCAAAACCCAACAGACGCcgattaaacaaatataatggaTTATTATTGAATAAACATCAGTCTACTTCCATCCGTTTGCTCCATGCAGTATGAACAAAGGGAGATAACCTCACCTCTGGGTGGAACTGCTGCTCTGTTCGTGTGTGACAGTAAGCACAGTTATCTCCACTCTCACACTGCGTGGGGTCTCCCCATTCATCACCATGCTTCACATTCGGACACGGTGTCGACCTGGAATTCATATTCAAAATTTAATAGGTTTATAAATGGAACATTAAAGGCACAGATTCAATGGGTGGGTGCTGGGTGTGTGCAAAACCTTTGCTAATTACTTCtgactaaaaaataaaatacactgtTTAATGGTTGAATacaatttgatttgatttttaatGGAGTGCACTGGCTTaggaaagggggtgggggggcaagTGCATTATAATactagtgtaaaagtgtgtaaatataaaagtgtgcccccccctcCTTGGCACCTTCCTACTAGTGTAGTGGATGTAATGTCTTGGTTAGATgattatacattatacatgtatacttttgAATACTTCGTGATTTATTCAAGTAGAAGTAGAACTATATTATCAAGTAGTGATTTTTCAAACCAGCAATACACATGACATAAAACAATAGTGTGtcaaaaatgtaattattaaacacgtttgacaaaataaaattatcgataactgtgtgttgttgtgtagtACAAGTcattaagaaaaaacaacactgacctatatttgattgttttagGACTCCTCCGCCTATC harbors:
- the LOC121378940 gene encoding RING finger protein unkempt homolog, with product MPSETTLLPTQTEKPHHYMYLKEFRTQQCSLFLQHKCTQHRPFTCFHWHFLNQRRRRPVRRREGAFNYSPDIYCTKYDETTGICPDGDDCPFLHRTAGDTERRYHLRYYKTGTCVYETDSRGHCAKNGPHCAFAHGTLDVRPPVYDIHELQSMDMLDKISIASSSPSSLEKDKILAEDPKWNDTNYVLANYKTEQCKRPPRLCRQGYACPQYHNSRDRRRSPKTIKYRSTPCPNVKHGDEWGDPTQCESGDNCAYCHTRTEQQFHPEIYKSTKCNDMVQTGYCPRGPFCAFAHVEQEMTTQRDVTLAADNSLAAFLTSALPNSCSIDSSVSECILKSGDVDQKLEEQNGKSPQHLLGKLPNPIGKERADSISTNNSSISIEGTPNHGYIQEPIGKHRSASRSSSFGSDLMSPHNHFKITGMDREEFQVKLRQQIQAIDKDTSLDVVEKAKRKQNLILLHNLNNVVSSQSALQNSIAPPLTLATSSTMSPHAPAFYPAGDTVESVIGHALDDLHLEDFDIASLDKELDRDRDRDNDTNSIGSSISTGLSTSGCFGTTSGPIGIPPSSVHQRGSMGSLSQSPPSPFGSFPHSMLPLQVQKHDSTGDQHPQSSSPFLIGQLSSSKFHGASISDTNSMSPRSIGPQSPMFSSALSNNHGSESGEVTKLKDELVVTRTKLAEWEGVYKQAKGACEAWKKEAEESYRKSKLADEERIHAIKQRDESLTQSQRMKQELDLLNGGGYLRTLQRITDLDKLNLQSLRHIRQTLKHDLDKIDEVIYQQTSNKCLVCQDRKRTVSTLPCSHRVLCNVCAAQTRDCPFCHIAIQTTSVNFA